ATCATTAATTGACTTATTTGACAATGAGGATTTAAACATTGATGGTATAACATCAAATTTAACAATAACTGATTTAATATTTGCTACTTGCAGAGGTGGCTGGCCAGAATCATTAAGCAAAAAAACTAAAAAACAGCAATTGGCAATTGTATCTGATTATATAGACATAATATGCAATAGCGATATCTCAGAACTTGATGGTGTTAAACGCAGCCCTCAAAGAGTAAAGGCTATCTTAAAATCTTACGCTAGAAATATATCAACATTAGCAACTAAAAAAACACTCATGAAAGATATAAAGGCAGAATACAACGATATTTCCCTACCAACATATAATTCATATATCAATGCTCTTGAAAGATTATATCTTATTCAAAACATTCCTGCATGGTCACCTAACATCAGATCTGCAAATACCATTAGGAAATCCTACAAAAAGGAATTCATTGATCCATCAATAGCAGTGGCAAGTCTTAATCTAACACCTGAAAAACTATTAAAAGACTTTGAAACATTTGGATTTATATTTGAAAACCTATGTATACGTGACTTATTAGTTTACTCAAGTTCAGTTAATGGGGAAGTATTATATTATAATGATGATAGTGGCCTTGAAGCAGATTGCATCATTTATCTAAGTGATGGAAGATATGCATTAATAGAATTTAAATTAGGTAAGAGAGAAATTGATAAAGGAGCAGAAAATTTACTTAAATTAAAAGAATTAATTAAAAAAAGTGTAAAAAACAAAAAAATTGATTTAGAAGAACCAAGTTTTCTAGCTGTAATTACAGGTGGTGAAATGGCATACACTAGAGCTGATGGAGTGAAAGTCATCCCAATAGGATGCTTGCGATAAATGTTTTTTGGATTAGAATGCAGTATGCCCAATTATTAATAGTAATCTTCTCATTGTTTTTGATATTATCAATTGAATTTTGTGATTGCAACTATTTATTATAGTTTCATGTTCAACTAATTTTTAGAAGTAAATTACAATTTTTTAAGTAATAAATGTAAAAATATTTATATAATCAATACTAAATTATTAATTACCCTTTAGTATGATAAGTATGTGAGATGGGCAAATGTTATTAAATGAATTATTTGGAGAAAATGCAAGGATAAAAATATTGGAAGAGCTTTTAACATATGTTGATTCATTTTTAACTGCTGAAGAAATATCTAGGATGGCTGATGTTTCATCAAAAACAGTTTATATTCATATGAATCAATTAGAAGAAATTGGCATTTTAGAAGTTGAAAAAAAAGGTGCTAAAAGGTTTAAATTAAATTCTAATGATGAAAGAGTTTTGGCATTAGGATTAATAGAAGCTAATGAATTTTTAAGAAGATCAAATAAATATGAGTTATCCTTCGAGAGTAGTGAACTTAATCCTGTAGCTATTAAACAATATTCAAATTATGATGAAATTGAAGCATTGTCTGATGAAGTTCCTACTTTAGAGTTTTCAATTACATTTTAAGGGGATGTTATTATGAATGAAGAAAAAAAAGAATTGAATTTGTTTATTCCAGAAGATTTGGCAGAATATTATATTACTGGAGGAGCAATCGCTTCATCTCCCTTTGATATAAGATTAATTTTATTTAAAGATGAAATTGAAAAAAACAATGATATTTTAAATGGTCATAATGTAGGGATGATAAGAACTGCAAAAACAGAAATCATCATATCTCCTGTTGTTGCAAAGCAATTAAGGGATTTGCTTGATAAAGAATTACAGAAATATGAGGATGATTAATTTTTGATTATTTTGGAGGCATTATGATAAATATTGATGATGATCCAAAAGAGATAATCAAGGAATTATGTGAAACTGAAAAAAACATTTTATTTATTTTAGGTAAAATGAGAATTTCAGTTAAAAAGAATTTCAATGAGCATTCTCTAAAAAAGAGATTAAGCAATGATGATTTAAAGGAATATAATAAAGCATTTTCTAATTTGTGTACTAGTGGAATAATAGTTATGTATAGACCTGGAAATTTTGGAGTTTCTAAGCAAGGTCGAAGAATAACGGATGAAATTGTTGAGCAAAAAAGACAGAAGATATATTCTGATTTGAGGATTTTAATACTTCAAGTTTAATTTTGTTTAAGATATTAAAATTATTGAGGTTTTTTATGGTTGTTGTATAGGTAAAGCAAAAAATCTTCTTATGAAAAAATTTTATAAACTTAATCTGCATATAGCACTTCAGAAATATTATAGAATTTACGAATTTCATTTCTGTGATTTTCTAGAATCAATAATTTTAAATATTTCTTTTAACAAAATATAATTTAGGTCTTTGATATATGAATTTAATTTATCCTTCATTATTATTATTATTAATCATATATGTATAAGTATTTTATTTAAATCTATCAAAGACCTACTTTTTATATAGCTAAAAATACAGTTGTATTTTTAGAAATAAAACTATTTTTTAGGTGAATGAATAAAAATAGGGAATATTTAAAGGAATTTACCTATTAAAAAATTCAGACTCCTAATGATTTTTTAATCGTTATTTTATTCTTTTTTGATTATTTTAGTTAATAACTGTTGAATATTAGTTAAGTTTATATAATTTTTAAAACATATTTTTTTTTAATGAGAAGACTTAATTATAACTTTTTTTTAAGTATTTTTCTTTTTAATTTTTTTAAAATTATTTATTTTTATTAATTTTTTATATAAAAATTAAGTATTTTATCAATTTATCAATTTATCAATTTACTTAGATTATGGTGTAATTATATGGATTCAAAAAAGGAAGTAGTTCTTATATTATCTGGGGGATTAGACTCATCTACTTTATTATATAAATTATTAGATGAAGGCAAGGATGTAACTGCTCTTAGTTTCAACTATGGTCAAAAAGCAAGTATAGAGATTGAAAGGGCATCTGAAATATGCAAAATGAATGATGTGAATCATTTTGTATTTGATATACAGAATATTGTAGACTTGCTTAGCAGCAGTTTAACAGATAAAGATAATGATAATGTTCAAGAGCCAATCAACACAGTAGTTCCAAGCAGAAATACAATATTGCTTGAACTTGCAACTGCCTTTGCAATTAGCAATGAAAAGCAAGAGGTTTATTATGGTGCAATTAAAGCGGATATTGGAGATTATCCAGATACCACTCCTGAATTTTTAAAACAGATAAATGAATTAAATAAAGTTAATAATTATGAATACATTCCTATTTGCGCTCCTTTTATTAATACAGATAAAAAAGATGTTGTAAAAGAAGCTTTAAAATTGGGAGTGCCAATAGAAAAAACTTGGAGTTGTTATGTAAACAATGATGGAACTCCATGTGGTGAATGTTTTAGTTGCAGATCAAGAATAAAAGCTATTGAAGAAGCTAAAAAAGAATTAGGTATGGATTAATCAAATTAATTTATTAAATAGTTTAATTAAATAAAATTTAATTAATCCATTAAATAATTAAATTAAAAAAACTAAATCTGATTAAATTATTATAAATTATGGAGGAATAATATGTTAAGATTAGTATCAGAACATAGGATATATGGCTGTCATAAATTAAAAGATCAAGGTGGAAAATGTACTCAATGGCATGGACACCAATATAAAGTTATTTTAACACTTCAGGCACCTTATAAAGATTTAGATTACAGAAATATGATTATGGACACTTATGACATTGAAGCGATCTTCAATGAATTCATTGGTGTGGATCATTTAAATTTAAATGAATTTATGGATTCTGAAAATCCTACTATGGAAGAAATGAGCAAATTCTTCTATGACGGATTAAAAGATAAGATTGAATGTTTAGTAAGTGTCGGAGTTTATGAAACTCCAGAAACTGGCGTAACTTATACTCCAATGGAATAGTTATAAAGTTTTAGGGTTAATATTTATTTTAGTATGGATTAGTTTTCTTTATTATTTATTGCAAATTAATATTTTTTAAATTAGGTGATTAAAATTTGCAAATTAATATTTTTTTAAAGTAGGTGATTAAAATTAAAGTTAGTGAAATCTTCACATCATTTCAAGGAGAAGGGCCTTATGTAGGAACTCCTGCTACTTTTTTAAGATTGTACGGCTGTAATTTAAACTGTGAGTGGTGTGATACTGATGTTTCTACTTATGAAATATTATCTGTTGGGGATGTTTGTGAAATTCTAATAAGTCAAATGGAATTTAACAATATCAAAACATTAATCATAACTGGTGGAGAACCTACTTTACAAATGGATGAAATTAAAGGCTTAATTAAAGAACTTCCAAAGGATATCAAAATTCAATTAGAAACTAATGGTTCTATTTTTGATTATATTACTGAAATAGAATATGTAATTAGCCCAAAAGAAAACAAAGAAAAAGTATTTGAAAATTATTATAAATATGAAAATACATTCTTTAAATTTGTTATTAGCTCTCAAAAGGATATAAATGAAGTAATCTCATTAAAAAATAAATATAATTATAATAAAACAATTTGGCTACAGCC
This sequence is a window from Methanobrevibacter olleyae. Protein-coding genes within it:
- a CDS encoding ATP-binding protein; amino-acid sequence: MKKYLPRYTDQELKESLEYMGAVLITGPKWCGKTTTAKQQCRSLKELQHPIHGKSYLKLADTNPIELLKGEKPILIDEWQMAPELWDTVRYLVDESDEDGLYVLTGSTIVDESKIMHSGAGRIKRILMRPMSLYESGESTGAISLIDLFDNEDLNIDGITSNLTITDLIFATCRGGWPESLSKKTKKQQLAIVSDYIDIICNSDISELDGVKRSPQRVKAILKSYARNISTLATKKTLMKDIKAEYNDISLPTYNSYINALERLYLIQNIPAWSPNIRSANTIRKSYKKEFIDPSIAVASLNLTPEKLLKDFETFGFIFENLCIRDLLVYSSSVNGEVLYYNDDSGLEADCIIYLSDGRYALIEFKLGKREIDKGAENLLKLKELIKKSVKNKKIDLEEPSFLAVITGGEMAYTRADGVKVIPIGCLR
- a CDS encoding winged helix-turn-helix domain-containing protein, coding for MLLNELFGENARIKILEELLTYVDSFLTAEEISRMADVSSKTVYIHMNQLEEIGILEVEKKGAKRFKLNSNDERVLALGLIEANEFLRRSNKYELSFESSELNPVAIKQYSNYDEIEALSDEVPTLEFSITF
- a CDS encoding DUF3467 domain-containing protein gives rise to the protein MNEEKKELNLFIPEDLAEYYITGGAIASSPFDIRLILFKDEIEKNNDILNGHNVGMIRTAKTEIIISPVVAKQLRDLLDKELQKYEDD
- the queC gene encoding 7-cyano-7-deazaguanine synthase QueC, which encodes MDSKKEVVLILSGGLDSSTLLYKLLDEGKDVTALSFNYGQKASIEIERASEICKMNDVNHFVFDIQNIVDLLSSSLTDKDNDNVQEPINTVVPSRNTILLELATAFAISNEKQEVYYGAIKADIGDYPDTTPEFLKQINELNKVNNYEYIPICAPFINTDKKDVVKEALKLGVPIEKTWSCYVNNDGTPCGECFSCRSRIKAIEEAKKELGMD
- a CDS encoding 6-pyruvoyl trahydropterin synthase family protein, whose protein sequence is MLRLVSEHRIYGCHKLKDQGGKCTQWHGHQYKVILTLQAPYKDLDYRNMIMDTYDIEAIFNEFIGVDHLNLNEFMDSENPTMEEMSKFFYDGLKDKIECLVSVGVYETPETGVTYTPME
- a CDS encoding 7-carboxy-7-deazaguanine synthase QueE, producing MIKIKVSEIFTSFQGEGPYVGTPATFLRLYGCNLNCEWCDTDVSTYEILSVGDVCEILISQMEFNNIKTLIITGGEPTLQMDEIKGLIKELPKDIKIQLETNGSIFDYITEIEYVISPKENKEKVFENYYKYENTFFKFVISSQKDINEVISLKNKYNYNKTIWLQPEFSQDIEITNLLRENFPRLENVKLSVQTHKYLNQR